AAAACCTGGATTATGATGATATGGACACCTTTACGGCGGATAAGCTCCGCTAATATGAAAAGGATAATTATTTAACGTATAATGCACAATGAACATGAAAAATTTATACTTTTTGATTTCAGCTTTTATTTTGCTGCTTTCATGCAACTCGGGCCTGAATATAACGGTAGAAAATCCAAGCGAGTTCGATCGCTTGGAAACAGTCGAAATACCGACAGGAAAATTGATGAATCTTCCGGCAGAAAAAGTATATATAGTAGCAAACCAGAAAGGTGAAATTATCCCGTCACAAACCACCTATGACAGAAAACTGATATTCCAAACGGATATCAAAGCAAAAGAATGCTTATCCTATACGGTAAAAACAGGAACACAGTCAACCTTCCGGTCAAAAGTATACGGACGTTTTATTACGGAACGAAAGGACGATTTCGCCTGGGAAAATGACCGGGTGGCATTCCGTATATACGGGCCAGCTCTTGTTGCTGTTGATGGCCCCAGTAACGGACTGGATCTATGGTACAAACGAACGAGCGATCTGATTATTGATAAATGGTACAAAGATGACTTGGCCGGGATCCGCTCTTATCATGATGACCACGGCGAAGGACTTGACGATTATAAAGTAGGACGAACTCTGGGAGCAGGCATGATGGCCCCTTTTGAAAATGATTCACTGACTCTGAATGAAAATTTTGTCGGTCAGGAAGTCTTGGAAAACGGACCGTTACGTACGACATTTAAACTTACATACAAAGATATTACGGTTAACGGAAAGACGTTCAGCGAAAGCCGTACTTTTTCAATTGATGCCGGCTCCCAGTTAACCAAAGTAACACAGGAATATGGTACTCGTGATACATTAACCGTCGCTGCAGGGCTTATCAAACGCACTGAAAACGGCGAAGCTT
The Bacteroidales bacterium DNA segment above includes these coding regions:
- a CDS encoding DUF4861 domain-containing protein — protein: MKNLYFLISAFILLLSCNSGLNITVENPSEFDRLETVEIPTGKLMNLPAEKVYIVANQKGEIIPSQTTYDRKLIFQTDIKAKECLSYTVKTGTQSTFRSKVYGRFITERKDDFAWENDRVAFRIYGPALVAVDGPSNGLDLWYKRTSDLIIDKWYKDDLAGIRSYHDDHGEGLDDYKVGRTLGAGMMAPFENDSLTLNENFVGQEVLENGPLRTTFKLTYKDITVNGKTFSESRTFSIDAGSQLTKVTQEYGTRDTLTVAAGLIKRTENGEA